The Lycium barbarum isolate Lr01 chromosome 12, ASM1917538v2, whole genome shotgun sequence genome includes a region encoding these proteins:
- the LOC132621231 gene encoding rac-like GTP-binding protein ARAC11, with product MSASRFIKCVTVGDGAVGKTCLLISYTSNTFPTDYVPTVFDNFSANVVVNGSTVNLGLWDTAGQEDYNRLRPLSYRGADVFILAFSLISKASYENVAKKWIPELKHYAPGVPIVLVGTKLDLRDDKQFFVDHPGAVPITTAQGEELRKTIGAPSYIECSSKTQQNVKAVFDAAIKVVLQPPKQKKKKGKSQKACSIL from the exons atgagtgCTTCAAGGTTTATTAAATGTGTTACTGTGGGTGATGGTGCCGTTGGAAAGACGTGTCTCTTGATTTCTTACACCAGCAATACCTTCCCCACg GATTATGTGCCTACTGTGTTCGACAATTTCAGTGCAAATGTGGTCGTCAATGGGAGTACTGTCAACCTAGGGCTGTGGGATACTGCTG GACAGGAGGATTACAATAGGTTAAGACCTCTGAGTTACCGTGGAGCTGACGTTTTCATTTTGGCATTCTCTCTCATTAGTAAAGCCAGCTATGAAAATGTTGCCAAGAAG TGGATTCCTGAGTTGAAGCATTATGCCCCCGGTGTCCCAATAGTGCTTGTTGGAACAAAACTTG ATCTTCGGGATGATAAGCAATTCTTCGTAGACCATCCTGGCGCTGTGCCAATTACTACTGCTCAG GGTGAGGAGCTGAGGAAAACAATTGGTGCACCTTCTTACATTGAATGTAGTTCAAAAACACAGCAG AATGTGAAAGCAGTCTTTGATGCTGCTATCAAGGTCGTGCTCCAGCCACCCAAGCAGAAGAAAAAGAAGGGAAAGTCCCAAAAGGCATGCTCAATTTTGTGA